The following coding sequences lie in one Caloenas nicobarica isolate bCalNic1 chromosome 17, bCalNic1.hap1, whole genome shotgun sequence genomic window:
- the TXNDC17 gene encoding thioredoxin domain-containing protein 17 encodes MGWEEKQVRGYPEFVQTAQRYHGRPIFALFCGDKDAEGRSWCPDCVTAEPVVRKELHNMPDGSVFIYCLVGDRAYWKDPNNEFRKNLKLTGVPTLLKYGTPQKLVEEECFKADLVRMLFTED; translated from the exons atgggctgggaggagaagcaggTCCGCGGGTACCCCGAGTTCGTGCAGACGGCGCAGCGCTATCATGGCCGGCCCATCTTCGCGCTCTTCTGCGGCGACAAGGATGCcgagggcaggagctggtgccCGGACTGCGTGACCG CTGAACCGGTTGTGAGGAAGGAACTTCACAACATGCCCGATGGGTCTGTATTCATCTACTGCCTAGTAGGAGACAGAGCCTA CTGGAAAGATCCCAACAATGAATTCAGGAAGAACCTGAAATTAACAGGAGTGCCTACACTACTTAAATATGGAACA cctcagaaGCTGGTTGAAGAAGAATGTTTTAAAGCAGATCTTGTGCGTATGTTGTTTACTGAAGACTAA
- the MED31 gene encoding mediator of RNA polymerase II transcription subunit 31: protein MDADDTGNRLRFQLELEFVQCLANPNYLNFLAQRGYFKDKAFVNYLKYLLYWKEPEYAKYLKYPQCLHMLELLQYEHFRKELVNAQCAKFIDEQQILHWQHYSRKRMRLQQALAEQQQQNNTSVK, encoded by the exons ATGGACGCAG ATGATACAGGAAATCGACTTCGGTTCCAGCTGGAATTAGAGTTTGTTCAGTGTCTGGCGAATCCAAATTACCTCAACT ttcttgcACAAAGAGGCTACTTCAAGGACAAAGCTTTTGTAAATtatcttaaatatttactttattgGAAAGAACCTGAATATGCAAAATACTTGAA GTATCCTCAATGTTTGCATATGTTAGAGCTGCTCCAGTATGAACATTTCCGCAAAGAACTGGTAAATGCTCAGTGTGCTAAATTTATTGACGAGCAACAGATTCTTCACTGGCAGCACTATTCACGGAAAAGAATGCGCCTCCAGCAAGcacttgcagagcagcagcaacaaaacaacacctctgtaaaatga
- the SLC13A5 gene encoding Na(+)/citrate cotransporter yields MASTCLRPLLRYRSFAILFLTPLLLLPLPIAVPTREAKCAYIIIIMAVYWCTEVIPLAVTSLMPVVFFPLLGVRSSKSVCLQYLNDTTMLFFGGLIVAISVEQWNLHKRIALRVLLILGVKPALLMLGFMIVTAFLSMWISNTATTAMMVPIVQAVLDQMDNTEHDVTVVEQAAGQTNTEIELEEKNASDPTSVHVISNGQVPDDPRSSEEKKMRKRICKGMTLCICYAASIGGTATLTGTGPNMVLKGQMNQLYPNNNDIVNFASWFGFAFPNMILMLVLAWFWLQCSFMGLHFKKSWGCGTERTAKEKAAYNVLKAEMKKLGPISYAEFNVLLMFVLLVLLWFSRNPGFIKGWATMLFPGGEKYISDSAPAVFIALLLFILPANKPTFKGWNPSMSDPEQAEEDIKKPFLSAPLLDWNMVQRKMPWSVVLLLGGGFALADASANSGLSAWLGHQMTPLGSIPPWAIATIISLTIAVFTECTSNVATATLFIPVFSTLAASVRIHPLYVMLPGTLSASFAFMLPVATPPNAIVFSYGHIRVLDMVRTGIVLNIIGVFCVTLAINTWGKLVFELDTFPTWANSTTSQ; encoded by the exons GAGGCCAAATGTGCATATATCATCATCATCATGGCTGTGTACTGGTGCACTGAAGTGATCCCACTGGCTGTTACCTCCCTCATGCCTGTGgtatttttccctctgcttgGAGTTCGGAGCTCTAAATCA GTGTGCTTGCAGTACCTAAATGACACAACCATGCTCTTCTTTGGAGGGCTGATCGTCGCAATTTCTGTTGAACAGTGGAATCTTCACAAAAGGATTGCTTTGAGGGTCCTGCTGATTCTTGGGGTGAAACCTGCACT ccTCATGCTGGGATTTATGATAGTCACTGCCTTCCTGTCCATGTGGATAAGTAACACAGCCACCACTGCCATGATGGTTCCCATTGTCCAGGCTGTCCTGGATCAAATGGACAACACAGAACATGATGTGACCGTGGTGGAACAAGCAGCCGGGCAAACAAATACAGAGATtgagctggaggaaaagaatGCATCGGATCCCACTTCAGTGCATG TCATAAGCAATGGACAAGTCCCTGATGACCCTAGAtcttctgaggaaaagaaaatgaggaagcGTATATGTAAGGGAATGACACTTTGTATATGCTATGCGGCCAGCATCGGAGGAACTGCAACACTCACTGGAACAGGACCAAACATGGTACTGAAAGGCCAGATGAATCA gttaTATCCCAACAACAATGATATTGTGAATTTTGCTTCCTGGTTTGGGTTTGCATTCCCAAACATGATTCTGATGTTGGTACTAGCTTGGTTTTGGCTACAGTGCTCCTTCATGGGACTGCA ctttaaaaaaagctggggctgtgggacagagagaactgctaaagaaaaagctgcataCAACGTGCTGAaggcagaaatgaagaaattaggCCCTATCTCTTATGCTGAATTCAATGTCCTCCTaatgtttgttttgctggttCTCTTGTGGTTTTCCAGAAACCCAGGCTTTATAAAAGGCTGGGCCACCATGCTCTTCCCAGGAGGAGAAAA gTATATCAGTgactctgctcctgctgtgttTATTGCCCTGCTACTGTTTATCCTTCCTGCTAATAAACCCACATTCAAAGGCTGGAACCCAAGCATGTCTGACCCTGAACAGGCTGaagaag ATataaaaaagccatttttatcAGCCCCGCTGCTAGACTGGAATATGGTTCAGAGGAAGATGCCCTGGAGCgtagtgctgctgctgggaggaggttTTGCTCTGGCTGATGCAAGTGCA aaCTCTGGGCTCTCAGCTTGGCTGGGTCATCAAATGACCCCATTAGGATCTATCCCACCGTGGGCCATTGCAACAATAATTTCGCTTACTATAGCTGTCTTCACTGAATGCACCAGTAATGTTGCCACAGCCACCCTCTTCATACCTGTCTTTTCTACCTTG GCTGCATCTGTCAGGATCCATCCTTTGTATGTTATGCTGCCTGGTACTCTCAGTGCTTCCTTCGCGTTCATGCTGCCTGTTGCAACACCGCCAAATGCGATAGTGTTTTCCTATGGCCACATCCGTGTTTTGGATATG GTTAGAACTGGAATAGTGTTGAACATCATTGGAGTCTTCTGTGTCACACTGGCCATCAACACATGGGGAAAACTGGTGTTTGAGCTGGACACATTCCCAACCTGGGCAAACAGCACAACTAGCCAGTGA